Proteins from a genomic interval of Rosa chinensis cultivar Old Blush chromosome 2, RchiOBHm-V2, whole genome shotgun sequence:
- the LOC112188009 gene encoding splicing factor U2af large subunit A isoform X3, translated as MADYEGRYDGNGEDADGSSPQPRSTNHGGLDDYSDSKSQHSRDYERESSKSREKGRDKERDRDRDRERDRDRDRDRDRGRSKDKDRERDRDRGRDRERERDRDRDHDRHHRDRHRDRERSERRRDKDDDDDEDHYRSRDRDRRRDYDRDREDRHRRRSRSRGRSEHKSRSRSRSRSRSKSKRISGFDMAPPASALLPGAAVPVTGQIPGATPTIPGMFPNMFPLATGQQFGALPVMPVQAMTQQATRHARRVYVGGLPPTANEQSVATFFSHVMHAIGGNTAGPGDAVVNVYINHEKKFAFVEMRSVEEASNAMALDGIIFEGAPVKVRRPSDYNPSLAATLGPSQPSPNLNLANVGLTPGSAGGLEGPDRIFVGGLPYYFTEVQIKELLESFGPLRGFDLVKDRETGNSKGYAFCVYQDLSVTDIACAALNGIKMGDKTLTVRRANQGANQPKPEQESVLLHAQQQIALQRFLLLQQPASVATKVVCLTQVVTEDELKDDLEYEDIVEDMKQEGEKFGSLVSVIIPRPRPDGQPSPGVGKVFLEYADVDGSTKARTGMNGRKFGGNPVVAVFYPEDKFAQGDYDASC; from the exons ATGGCCGACTACGAAGGAAGGTACGACGGTAACGGAGAGGACGCTGACGGCTCCTCTCCCCAACCGCGGAGCACTAACCATGGCGGTCTCGACGATTACAGCGATTCCAAATCTCAG CATTCCCGTGATTATGAGAGAGAATCTTCAAAGAGTAGAGAAAAGGGGCGCGATAAGGAGAGGGACAGGGACAGAGATCGGGAGAGAGACAGGGATAGGGACAGGGACAGGGACAGAGGGAGAAGCAAGGATAAAGATAGAGAGAGGGACAGAGACAGGGGTAGGGATAGGGAACGAGAAAGGGACAGAGACAGGGATCATGATCGTCATCATAGAGACCGCCACAGGGATCGTGAAAGGAGTGAGCGAAGGAGAgataaggatgatgatgatgatgaggatcaCTACCGTAGCCGCGACCGTGATAG GCGGAGGGATTATGACAGAGACAGGGAGGATAGGCATAGGCGCAGGTCTCGTTCCAGGGGTAGGTCTGAGCATAAATCCAGATCAAGGTCGCGTTCACGCTCACGTTCCAAAAG CAAAAGAATTAGCGGTTTTGACATGGCACCTCCTGCTTCTGCACTATTACCTGGTGCTGCTGTTCCTGTGACAG GCCAGATTCCTGGAGCTACTCCAACCATTCCTGGGATGTTCCCAAACATGTTCCCTTTGGCGACTGGCCAG CAGTTTGGAGCACTTCCAGTTATGCCTGTGCAGGCAATGACTCAACAG GCTACTAGGCATGCCCGGAGGGTGTATGTTGGAGGGCTTCCCCCTACAGCAAATGAACAG TCGGTTGCTACATTTTTCAGCCATGTAATGCATGCTATTGGAGGGAACACTGCTGGCCCAG GAGATGCTGTTGTTAATGTTTACATCAACcatgaaaaaaaatttgcctttGTGGAGATGAGATCTGTGGAAGAGGCCAGCAATGCAATGGCTTTGGATGGGATTATTTTCGAG GGTGCCCCTGTTAAGGTTAGGAGACCTAGTGACTACAACCCATCTCTTGCTGCAACACTTGGTCCAAGCCAGCCCAGTCCAAATCTGAACTTGGCTAATGTCGGCCTGACACCAGGTTCTGCTGGTGGCCTTGAGGGACCTGATCGCATTTTTGTTGGTGGTCTACCCTATTACTTTACAGAAGTACAGATCAAGGAGTTGCTCGAGTCTTTTGGACCCCTCCGTGGTTTTGATCTAGTGAAAGATAGGGAAACAGGAAACTCGAAAGGATATGCCTTTTGTGTTTACCAAGATCTTTCAGTTACCGACATAGCCTGTGCAGCACTGAATGGGATTAAAATGGGAGACAAGACCCTTACGGTCAGGCGTGCTAATCAAGGTGCCAACCAGCCAAAACCTGAGCAAGAGAGTGTTTTGTTGCATGCACAGCAGCAAATTGCATTGCAG AGGTTCCTGTTGTTGCAACAGCCTGCTTCGGTGGCCACCAAAGTTGTATGCTTAACACAAGTAGTTACAGAGGATGAGCTGAAGGATGATCTTGAGTATGAAGACATAGTGGAAGATATGAAGCAAGAGGGCGAGAAATTTG GTTCACTTGTGAGCGTCATCATTCCACGTCCACGACCAGATGGTCAACCCTCACCTGGAGTTGGAAAG GTGTTTTTGGAGTATGCGGATGTTGATGGTTCCACAAAAGCCCGTACAGGGATGAATGGCAGGAAATTTGGTGGGAATCCAGTTGTGGCAGTGTTTTATCCGGAGGACAAGTTTGCCCAGGGTGACTATGACGCTAGTTGCTAG